The Heyndrickxia acidicola sequence TCACTTCATTACGTACCTCTGCCTCTTCCTATGCAATTTCATCCATTTGATCTGGTTCACTGTTTTTAGCCTCAGAAAATGTAATTTTTGCAAAATCATTTTTATTCAGGAAAAAAGCGGCGATGGTTCCACCTAATAATCCCCAAAATGGTGCACCAATATGGAAAATGGAAATTCCCGAAACGGTAATAAGAAATGAGAATAATGAACCGGCTTTAAAATTATGGGAAAAACTCATTTTCAAAGAATCAATCAGTACTCCAATCATCGCCAAACCACCGAGTGTTTTAATTAGCGATGCAGGGATTAAATGTGGAATAGATGCTGCAACAGGAGCAAATACAGCTAGAAGACATGATAATATCCCTAAAACAACAGCTGAGGTATAACGATTTTCTTTATGCCCTGATTCCTCTCCTGCTAATATACCTGTCATGGGGCCAGCAATACAGGCAGGATGCGCGCCAACAAAGCTATTGAGAATGGAGCCAATCCCGCTCCAGGAACTCATGGCATTTATGGGCGGCTTGTAATCATGACTTTCCAAAACAGCAATTCCTTGTGCATTTTGAATTGCAACCACTGTCAAAACAAGCGGGAGTACCAGCTCTCCCATTGTCGATAAATTAAATGACGGCAAGATTACATGTGGAATCGTCATCGAAAACGAAACGCCAGCCTGTGTTTTCATCGGAAAGATTTTAAGCATAATGACGGATGCGATAATCGCTCCCAAAATAGGCGGCACTTTTTTCGACAGATTTTTAAAGAAAGAGAGAAAAAGAAAGACCAACAGCGGAATCCCGTTGATTAATGGATTATCTATAACTCCATGGACCATGTCCGTTCCAAATGGAAGCAGCACACCTGACACCATCCCCATCATGATAGGT is a genomic window containing:
- a CDS encoding benzoate/H(+) symporter BenE family transporter, which encodes MWKKNIFDFPRYLTIGSFSNGFVSWIFGATGPLLLILQAASIGHLNESSVSSWIFGIYGMGGLLTLILSLYYRQPIGFAFSIPGAILVGSSLTHHTLNEVAGAYIVTGVIILVLGLTGVISVLMKVLPLPIMMGMVSGVLLPFGTDMVHGVIDNPLINGIPLLVFLFLSFFKNLSKKVPPILGAIIASVIMLKIFPMKTQAGVSFSMTIPHVILPSFNLSTMGELVLPLVLTVVAIQNAQGIAVLESHDYKPPINAMSSWSGIGSILNSFVGAHPACIAGPMTGILAGEESGHKENRYTSAVVLGILSCLLAVFAPVAASIPHLIPASLIKTLGGLAMIGVLIDSLKMSFSHNFKAGSLFSFLITVSGISIFHIGAPFWGLLGGTIAAFFLNKNDFAKITFSEAKNSEPDQMDEIA